Proteins encoded together in one Polaribacter reichenbachii window:
- a CDS encoding M14 family zinc carboxypeptidase, with amino-acid sequence MTNTRILLVIFTFFFSYLSFSQSYFYKEYAPFNENIPSPEEFLEYGIGDYHTRHDLVVAYITKLSELSNNAILQPYGKTNENRKLINLVISSQNNLKNLENLKEKHLQVVHKDIDIKDFSDLPIFINLGYNVHGNEPSGTEAALLTAYVLLASENPKVKEYLKEAIIFLDPVINPDGRDRHTNWVNTFKGSPLIADKYDIEHNEAWPRGRTNHYWFDLNRDLLLAVQPESNAKLNWYHEWYPNVVTDFHEMGTNSTFFFEPKQLSASLTPVTPIENYTVLNNAFAKFFTADLDKIKSLYFTKEKYDATYPGYGSTYGDLHGSLSLLFEQASSRGHVQETPTGNITFKFTIRNQFVTSFSTIKAAISNKELLYSYQNNFFKSSIEKASESKIKGYVFGDDYDKNINKSFIDLLLKHKIKVYDLEDDIIVENKKYRKDKSYFVPTKQAQYLMVRTMFETYNKYRDSVFYDASSWSLANFYNMNYSPLKKIPQYLGELTSKTNKITLEKFSKSNYAYLISWDDYYAPAILNYLHNKGVIVKTATKPFKVSVKNSSVQLERGSLLIAVGIQNVSEESLYTILKEASEKFKIDVNAVKTGFSLQGIDLGSSNFITLEKPKAMMLVEGGVSAYEAGEVWHLLEQRMQMPISKIPERIFYRTDLRKYNVIIMVSGYYNLLNEKSRQKIRDWVAQGNTLITIRTASSWAIRNKLVKEKLVVHKNSEKDSLERLNYGESREHLGRNSIGGAIFKVDLDITHPIGYGYHNRELPVYKNNRVWLAPSKNKFSTVAKYTKNPHIDGYVTKENLDNYFTQSASIIVNQIGKGRVVMFADNPNFRGAWYGTNKLFMNAIFFGSIISIP; translated from the coding sequence ATGACAAATACTCGCATACTATTAGTAATTTTTACATTCTTTTTTTCTTATTTATCTTTTTCTCAAAGTTACTTTTATAAAGAATACGCTCCTTTTAATGAAAATATTCCAAGTCCAGAAGAGTTTTTGGAATATGGTATTGGAGATTATCATACCAGGCACGATTTAGTAGTTGCGTATATTACAAAACTATCAGAATTATCTAATAATGCAATTTTACAGCCTTATGGAAAAACTAATGAAAATAGGAAACTCATTAATTTAGTAATATCCTCTCAAAATAATCTAAAGAACTTAGAAAATTTAAAAGAAAAGCATCTGCAAGTTGTTCATAAAGATATAGATATAAAAGATTTTTCTGACTTGCCTATTTTTATCAACTTAGGTTATAATGTGCATGGTAATGAGCCTTCTGGTACAGAAGCTGCTTTATTAACTGCTTATGTATTATTGGCATCAGAAAATCCTAAAGTAAAAGAATACCTTAAAGAAGCTATTATTTTTCTAGATCCAGTAATAAATCCTGATGGTAGAGATAGACATACAAATTGGGTAAATACTTTTAAAGGTAGTCCTTTAATTGCAGATAAATATGATATAGAACATAATGAAGCTTGGCCAAGAGGTAGAACAAATCATTATTGGTTCGATCTAAATAGAGATTTACTGTTAGCAGTTCAGCCCGAAAGTAATGCAAAGTTAAATTGGTATCATGAATGGTACCCAAATGTAGTAACAGACTTTCATGAAATGGGTACAAATAGTACTTTTTTCTTTGAGCCAAAACAACTTTCTGCATCTTTAACTCCAGTTACACCAATAGAAAATTACACGGTTTTAAATAATGCTTTTGCAAAATTTTTTACAGCAGATTTAGATAAAATTAAATCTTTGTATTTTACTAAAGAAAAGTATGATGCTACTTATCCTGGTTATGGTTCTACTTATGGAGATTTGCATGGTTCTTTATCATTATTATTTGAACAAGCAAGTTCTAGAGGTCATGTGCAAGAAACGCCAACAGGAAACATTACTTTTAAATTTACAATTAGAAATCAGTTTGTTACAAGTTTTTCTACCATAAAAGCTGCCATTTCTAATAAAGAATTGTTGTATTCATATCAAAATAATTTTTTTAAATCATCTATTGAAAAAGCATCAGAAAGTAAAATAAAAGGCTATGTTTTTGGTGATGATTATGATAAAAATATAAATAAATCCTTTATAGACTTATTATTAAAGCATAAGATTAAAGTTTATGATTTAGAGGATGATATTATTGTAGAAAATAAAAAATACAGAAAAGACAAATCTTATTTTGTACCTACTAAACAAGCACAATATTTAATGGTAAGAACTATGTTTGAAACCTATAATAAATATAGAGATAGTGTTTTTTATGATGCATCTTCTTGGTCTTTGGCTAATTTTTACAATATGAATTATAGTCCGCTAAAAAAAATACCACAATATCTTGGTGAACTTACATCAAAAACAAATAAAATAACATTAGAAAAATTTTCAAAAAGTAATTATGCATATTTAATTTCTTGGGATGATTATTATGCTCCTGCTATATTAAATTATCTGCATAATAAAGGTGTAATTGTAAAAACTGCTACCAAACCTTTTAAAGTAAGTGTAAAGAATTCATCAGTACAATTAGAAAGAGGCAGTTTGTTAATTGCTGTAGGAATACAAAATGTTTCAGAAGAATCTTTATATACTATTTTAAAAGAGGCATCAGAAAAATTTAAAATAGATGTAAATGCTGTAAAAACTGGGTTTAGCTTACAGGGTATAGATTTAGGAAGTTCTAATTTTATAACTTTAGAAAAACCAAAAGCAATGATGTTAGTAGAAGGAGGTGTTTCTGCTTACGAAGCTGGTGAAGTTTGGCATTTATTAGAACAAAGAATGCAGATGCCAATTAGTAAAATACCAGAAAGAATTTTTTATAGAACAGATTTAAGAAAGTATAATGTTATAATAATGGTTTCTGGTTATTATAACTTATTAAATGAAAAAAGTAGGCAAAAAATAAGAGACTGGGTAGCTCAAGGTAATACGTTAATTACTATACGTACAGCAAGTTCTTGGGCAATTAGAAATAAATTGGTTAAAGAAAAATTGGTGGTTCATAAAAATAGTGAGAAAGATTCTTTAGAACGATTAAATTATGGAGAATCTAGAGAACATTTAGGAAGAAATAGCATTGGTGGTGCAATTTTTAAAGTAGATTTAGATATTACACATCCAATTGGTTATGGTTATCATAACAGAGAATTACCTGTTTATAAAAATAATAGAGTTTGGTTGGCACCTAGTAAAAATAAATTTTCTACGGTAGCAAAGTACACGAAAAATCCACATATAGATGGTTATGTAACTAAAGAAAATTTAGACAATTATTTTACTCAATCTGCGTCAATAATTGTGAATCAAATAGGAAAAGGAAGAGTTGTAATGTTTGCTGATAACCCTAATTTTAGAGGAGCTTGGTATGGAACAAATAAATTATTTATGAACGCTATTTTCTTTGGATCTATTATAAGTATCCCTTAA
- a CDS encoding HlyD family secretion protein, which translates to MKYLLKSEINGKVSFLNYWSENQTVNQGDLVLTIMPKQNSGFIAKLKTPAQNLGKVRTGQLVNIKLNNYPDYEFGVLKGQIKSISEISDNEGFYTIDVDLPKKLITTYKEKIFQNYVI; encoded by the coding sequence ATGAAATATTTATTAAAATCTGAAATAAATGGAAAAGTTTCTTTTTTGAATTATTGGAGTGAGAATCAAACAGTAAATCAAGGTGATTTAGTACTTACAATTATGCCAAAGCAAAACTCAGGGTTTATAGCTAAATTAAAGACTCCTGCACAGAATTTAGGTAAAGTAAGAACAGGTCAATTAGTAAATATAAAACTAAACAATTATCCTGATTATGAATTTGGAGTTTTAAAAGGTCAAATAAAATCAATTTCTGAAATTTCAGATAATGAAGGTTTTTATACGATAGATGTTGATTTGCCCAAAAAGTTAATTACCACTTATAAAGAAAAAATATTTCAGAATTATGTAATATGA
- a CDS encoding S8 family serine peptidase: MKHLILFLIIISFGCSSNENLSPIVKNRAIDSLLINHKVNKTPKNWEFKDVILDTLPGISLYRAYDSILNNKEGKPVIVALIDMTVEINHQGLKNNIWENSDEKVNGLDDDDNGYVDDINGWNFIGNNKGQNNEFVNYEYTRIIKKFNSKFKKSNYIFKSKLDSLEYQIYQKALKKLNSRLKFAKEDLEYINMVSNSKNDAEKLIANYINTSYTLENLDSLKKVYPNNNKLQSAILRKSNFIKYGYSNEYVNRYRLKAKERIDKLLNLDYNDRIIQKDNPENLNDYGYGSYKFNQNTTFLDHGTLMAGIISKVGFKNEIKIMPLTISAYGDEHDKDIALAIRYAVDNGAKVINMSFAKEFSLHLDWVLEAIEYANTNNVLIVSAAANDKYNLDLNENSKFPNDHNNFNDIEVSNNFLNVGSSSYKFKNYLKSSFSNYGIKEVDVFAPGEKIYTTFPNNNFDVAYGGTSSASALISGVAALLYAYYPNISVSQVKEIIMHTGLEFDVMVKTPTKKDKKKMTSFNKLSKSGKIVNIYNAIVSAEKKYIFKK; the protein is encoded by the coding sequence ATGAAACATTTAATTTTATTTCTTATTATCATTTCCTTTGGTTGTAGTTCAAATGAAAACTTGTCACCTATTGTAAAAAATAGAGCTATCGATTCCTTATTAATAAATCATAAGGTAAATAAAACCCCTAAAAATTGGGAGTTTAAAGATGTAATATTAGATACTTTACCTGGTATAAGCTTATACAGAGCTTATGATAGTATTTTAAATAACAAAGAAGGAAAGCCTGTAATTGTTGCTCTTATAGATATGACAGTTGAAATAAATCATCAAGGTCTAAAAAACAATATTTGGGAAAATAGCGATGAAAAAGTAAATGGCCTTGATGATGATGATAATGGTTACGTAGATGATATTAATGGATGGAATTTTATTGGTAATAACAAGGGACAAAATAATGAATTTGTAAATTATGAATATACTAGAATTATAAAGAAATTTAATTCAAAATTTAAAAAATCAAATTACATTTTTAAATCTAAATTAGACTCTTTGGAATATCAAATTTATCAAAAAGCCTTAAAAAAGCTTAATTCAAGATTAAAATTTGCTAAAGAAGATTTAGAATATATAAATATGGTTAGTAATAGTAAAAATGATGCTGAAAAATTAATTGCTAACTATATTAATACTAGTTATACTTTAGAAAATTTAGATAGTCTAAAAAAAGTTTATCCAAACAATAACAAACTACAAAGTGCAATTCTAAGAAAGTCAAATTTTATAAAGTATGGGTATTCTAATGAATATGTAAATAGATATAGGCTAAAAGCTAAAGAGAGAATTGATAAACTTCTCAATTTAGATTATAATGACAGAATTATTCAAAAAGATAACCCAGAAAATTTAAATGATTATGGGTATGGTTCTTATAAATTTAATCAGAATACAACATTTTTAGATCATGGCACATTAATGGCAGGTATAATAAGTAAGGTTGGTTTCAAAAATGAGATTAAAATTATGCCTTTAACAATATCTGCATATGGAGATGAACATGATAAAGATATCGCATTGGCAATAAGATATGCAGTAGATAATGGTGCAAAAGTGATTAATATGAGTTTCGCAAAAGAATTTTCACTACACTTAGATTGGGTCTTAGAAGCAATTGAATATGCCAATACAAATAATGTTTTAATAGTAAGTGCGGCAGCAAATGATAAATATAATTTAGACCTTAATGAAAATTCAAAATTCCCAAATGATCACAATAATTTTAATGATATTGAAGTGTCCAATAATTTTTTAAATGTTGGCTCTAGCAGTTATAAGTTTAAAAATTATTTAAAATCATCCTTTAGTAATTATGGAATAAAAGAAGTTGACGTATTTGCTCCAGGAGAAAAAATTTATACAACTTTTCCAAATAACAATTTCGACGTTGCTTATGGAGGCACTTCATCAGCTTCAGCTTTAATTTCTGGTGTAGCTGCTCTACTTTATGCATATTATCCAAACATTTCAGTTTCTCAAGTAAAAGAAATTATTATGCATACTGGTTTAGAATTCGATGTTATGGTTAAAACCCCAACGAAAAAAGATAAAAAAAAGATGACCTCTTTCAATAAACTCTCTAAATCTGGAAAAATAGTTAACATTTATAATGCAATAGTTAGTGCAGAAAAAAAATATATATTTAAGAAATAG
- a CDS encoding RNA polymerase sigma factor has translation MSLKNPSNINTQEDLWKLFLKGDMIAFRKIYNFHYQMMYNFGLRYIDSNEVTDCVHDTFLNIIHYKDSISEITNVKAYLFKSLRNQIYKVKKSKKIEFDLIDGTVAYQEDDTDKEKVLNELKLLIEKLSPREKELIYLKYFQGFNNFEISELLDVKYQTVRNILAGAIKKLRKLGSNFIEILFFLLSK, from the coding sequence ATGAGTTTAAAGAACCCTTCAAATATTAATACACAAGAAGATTTATGGAAGTTATTTTTGAAAGGTGACATGATTGCTTTTCGTAAAATTTATAATTTTCATTATCAAATGATGTATAATTTTGGTCTTAGATATATCGATTCTAATGAGGTTACAGATTGTGTTCATGATACTTTTTTAAATATTATTCATTACAAAGATTCTATATCAGAAATTACAAATGTTAAAGCTTATTTATTTAAAAGTCTAAGAAATCAAATTTATAAAGTAAAAAAATCTAAAAAAATAGAATTCGATCTTATAGATGGTACAGTTGCTTATCAAGAAGATGATACAGATAAAGAAAAGGTTTTAAATGAATTAAAATTACTCATAGAAAAATTAAGTCCTCGAGAAAAGGAATTGATTTATTTAAAATATTTTCAAGGCTTTAATAATTTTGAAATATCAGAATTATTAGATGTTAAATATCAGACTGTTAGAAATATTTTGGCAGGAGCTATTAAAAAATTAAGAAAATTAGGAAGTAATTTTATAGAAATTTTGTTTTTTCTATTGTCAAAATAA
- a CDS encoding SusC/RagA family TonB-linked outer membrane protein has product MNKHIFIRSSKKVMRVAAQLLIAISIFSNSFNTYGYEKFKDSTLTVNQELTIKELFNLITEKTAYDFFYNSDLEELNYKIVLSVTKAPVSKILNIAFKDLSLEYTIKGNDILIRKNIKQINKTISGIVKDDLGYPLQDVNVLVKNTNRGTITDIDGKFTLKVNDKEVLVFSFLGFKNKEILVGDKSYFDVVLELENNMLEEVIIAGVASGTKRKLMSVSVSKLNEDKFNEVPQTSVSASLAGKVPGVTVTSFSGSPGGSSNIVLRGSTNLTGNNSPMILVDGVILQGSLADINIDDIESIEVVKGASASSLYGSRAANGVLVVTSKRAGNLKDGTTSVTIRNEVGIQQVTKYLDLSTSHHYQLSPDWLDQTTYTQYYFVDYPSDYVTGWDPNIVGNRVEKEDHYQDMPYRVNNDLQKQMFTNGQYLTNYAGIGHRVNNTSIFLSFENNQNKGVVIETEGYERQSVRMNIDHNISDNIKISASNNFIKTSNDFLGGGTQAFFEVLMTDPDVDLFSNNVDGQKYNFYPNQWNTQFANPLYDLWVKESDSEKTRFLGSYSLEWKIADWLKFEGSFAIESQDYQSTDYIPKGTIIDLLSEETNNNSIISPQYSEGSLNKYRSKIDNNSLRATFSFNKKWNDLAFNGKLSYLYENNHFNSLTSSGTGFTLPGIPSLKYIPQENIDATDYQTDQKAINYFAIASFVYKNRYILDGLFRIDGSSLFGEEERWQNYFRVSGAYRLTEDIKIKNVEELKLRAAYGTSGLRPSFSSQYETFNVNDGSFTKSTLGNKYLKPSRSSELEIGIESSFFKRFNFVATYSNTKVTDQYLLAPLPVHAGGYPYQWLNGGELESNTFEAMLNSKIISNDQFSWDLTLTYDRTRQEITKLNIPEYSTGPRSAFKIREGEVYGSMYGVDFVRTLDQMSEQLSSDDDITNYIVNRDGVVVNKADVGTVDEKPFVVLDENGAEKNVKIGDINPNFRLGINSTFKYKGFTAYMLWQWKNGGDLYNATAQYLVRDNRHAMIDQIYTKPENKKTVDYYQALYDAQALNGFWVEDASYLKLNEASISYLFNKKDLGQFGKYIESVKLGVLGRNLLTITNYSGYDPEAGYDGFLFDNFGYPNFSSYSFSVELKF; this is encoded by the coding sequence ATGAATAAACATATTTTTATAAGAAGTAGTAAAAAAGTTATGCGAGTTGCAGCACAACTTTTAATTGCTATTTCAATATTTTCTAATTCCTTTAACACATATGGTTATGAAAAGTTTAAGGATTCTACATTAACTGTAAATCAAGAATTAACTATTAAAGAATTATTTAATTTAATAACAGAAAAAACAGCGTATGATTTCTTTTATAATAGCGATTTAGAAGAACTAAATTATAAAATAGTATTGAGTGTAACAAAAGCACCTGTTTCTAAAATATTAAATATTGCTTTTAAAGATTTGTCTTTAGAATATACCATAAAAGGGAACGATATTCTTATTAGAAAAAATATAAAGCAGATAAACAAAACAATTTCTGGTATTGTTAAAGATGATTTAGGTTACCCTTTACAAGATGTAAATGTTTTGGTAAAGAATACCAATAGAGGAACAATTACAGATATAGATGGAAAATTCACCTTAAAAGTTAACGATAAAGAAGTTTTAGTATTTTCTTTTTTAGGATTTAAAAATAAAGAAATATTAGTTGGTGATAAATCATATTTTGATGTTGTTTTAGAGCTAGAAAACAATATGTTAGAAGAAGTAATTATAGCTGGTGTTGCTTCTGGAACAAAAAGAAAATTAATGTCGGTTTCAGTATCTAAATTAAATGAAGATAAATTTAATGAAGTTCCGCAAACATCAGTATCAGCTTCTTTAGCAGGTAAAGTACCTGGAGTTACAGTAACTTCTTTTAGTGGTTCTCCTGGTGGTAGTTCTAATATTGTTTTAAGAGGATCTACGAATCTTACTGGTAACAATAGCCCTATGATTTTAGTTGATGGAGTTATACTGCAAGGTTCTTTGGCAGATATTAACATAGATGATATAGAATCTATAGAAGTTGTAAAAGGTGCTTCTGCTTCTTCTTTGTATGGATCTAGAGCAGCAAATGGTGTTTTGGTTGTTACATCAAAAAGAGCTGGAAATTTAAAAGATGGCACTACATCTGTAACCATCAGAAATGAAGTTGGTATACAACAAGTTACCAAATACTTAGATCTATCAACATCACATCACTACCAACTTTCTCCAGATTGGTTAGATCAAACAACCTATACACAATATTACTTTGTAGATTATCCTTCAGATTATGTTACAGGTTGGGATCCTAATATTGTTGGTAATAGAGTAGAGAAAGAAGACCATTATCAAGATATGCCATACAGAGTAAATAACGATTTACAAAAACAAATGTTTACTAATGGACAATATTTAACCAACTACGCAGGTATTGGGCACAGAGTAAATAACACAAGTATTTTTCTTTCATTCGAAAATAACCAGAATAAAGGAGTTGTTATTGAAACAGAAGGTTACGAAAGACAAAGTGTTAGAATGAATATTGATCATAATATTTCTGATAATATAAAAATTTCTGCAAGTAATAATTTTATTAAAACTTCTAATGATTTTTTAGGTGGTGGTACACAAGCTTTTTTTGAAGTGTTAATGACAGATCCAGATGTAGATTTATTCTCAAACAATGTAGATGGCCAAAAATATAATTTTTATCCAAATCAATGGAATACCCAATTTGCAAATCCATTATATGATTTATGGGTTAAAGAAAGCGACTCAGAAAAAACAAGATTTTTAGGTTCTTATAGTTTAGAATGGAAAATAGCAGATTGGTTAAAATTTGAAGGCTCTTTTGCAATTGAATCTCAAGATTATCAAAGTACAGATTATATACCAAAAGGTACAATTATAGATTTATTATCAGAAGAAACTAATAATAATTCTATTATAAGTCCACAATACTCAGAAGGTTCTTTAAATAAATATCGTTCTAAGATCGATAACAATAGTTTACGAGCTACCTTTAGTTTTAACAAAAAATGGAATGATTTAGCTTTTAACGGTAAATTAAGTTATTTATACGAGAACAATCATTTTAATAGTTTAACATCTTCTGGTACTGGTTTTACTTTGCCAGGTATACCATCTCTAAAATATATACCTCAAGAAAATATAGATGCTACAGATTATCAAACTGATCAAAAAGCAATTAACTATTTTGCTATTGCATCTTTTGTTTATAAAAACAGATACATTTTAGATGGTTTATTTAGAATAGATGGTTCTTCTTTATTTGGAGAAGAAGAAAGATGGCAAAATTACTTTCGTGTTTCAGGAGCTTATCGTTTAACGGAAGACATTAAAATTAAAAATGTAGAAGAGTTAAAGTTAAGAGCTGCTTATGGTACATCTGGGTTACGCCCTTCTTTTTCTTCACAATACGAAACTTTTAATGTAAATGATGGTTCTTTTACAAAAAGCACTTTAGGTAATAAATACTTAAAACCATCACGTTCTAGTGAGTTAGAAATTGGTATAGAATCTTCTTTTTTTAAGAGATTTAATTTTGTGGCAACTTACTCAAATACCAAAGTAACAGATCAATATTTATTGGCTCCTTTACCTGTACACGCTGGTGGTTATCCATATCAGTGGTTAAATGGAGGTGAATTAGAAAGCAATACTTTCGAAGCAATGTTAAACTCTAAAATTATCTCAAATGATCAATTTTCTTGGGATTTAACTTTAACCTACGATAGAACAAGACAAGAAATAACAAAATTAAATATTCCTGAATATAGCACAGGACCAAGAAGTGCATTTAAAATACGTGAAGGAGAAGTTTATGGAAGTATGTATGGAGTAGATTTTGTAAGAACCTTAGACCAAATGTCAGAGCAATTATCTAGCGATGATGATATAACTAACTATATAGTAAATAGAGATGGAGTTGTTGTTAATAAAGCTGATGTTGGTACAGTAGATGAGAAGCCATTTGTTGTTTTAGATGAAAATGGAGCCGAAAAAAATGTTAAGATTGGTGATATCAATCCTAATTTTAGATTAGGAATCAATTCTACCTTTAAGTACAAAGGATTTACAGCATATATGCTTTGGCAATGGAAAAATGGAGGAGACCTTTATAATGCAACTGCACAGTATTTAGTTCGTGACAATCGTCATGCAATGATAGACCAAATTTATACAAAACCTGAAAATAAAAAAACGGTAGATTATTACCAAGCTTTATATGATGCACAAGCTTTAAACGGATTTTGGGTAGAAGATGCTTCGTACTTAAAATTAAATGAGGCTTCTATTTCTTACTTGTTTAATAAGAAAGATTTAGGTCAGTTTGGTAAATATATAGAGTCTGTAAAACTTGGGGTTTTAGGTAGAAATTTGTTAACCATAACCAATTATTCTGGCTATGATCCAGAAGCAGGTTATGATGGTTTCTTATTCGATAATTTCGGATACCCAAATTTTAGTAGTTATTCATTTTCTGTTGAATTAAAATTTTAA
- a CDS encoding FecR family protein, whose product MLNNQNFKIDELLNNDDFILWIKSNEKISNHNWQEYKKQLNTEGKANFEKAISILKKVFALHIDNTNLSAEFIQEQYIRLLEKSKKEKIAKKSKYVVFRNVLKYAAIFILLFTLGNVVVNKLSKKSFDKHLATSDYNSSEILIKTANNKFFEIKDDTNSKWLMENGILVNVKSDKISFVSTDNISKASAVDYTIYVPKGKNYHVSMIDGTEVELNSDSEFTFNNSTLSKERKVNLNGEAFFSVAHNKERPFLVKSSDLEIKVLGTEFNVSNYKENNFTSTTLVEGSIQVSNPQGESRIIEPGNQAKLYHNQNNIIVENIDVQNVVAWTSGVFIFRNEKLEKLIPRLNRWFNIEFEFEGEELLDFKFTGTLKKENDLNHFLQMLKYTKGISYSIEGKKVKLTKDLEK is encoded by the coding sequence ATGTTAAATAATCAAAATTTTAAGATTGACGAATTGTTAAATAATGATGATTTTATTCTTTGGATTAAATCAAATGAAAAAATTAGCAACCACAATTGGCAAGAATATAAAAAGCAATTAAATACGGAAGGAAAAGCTAATTTTGAAAAAGCAATTTCTATCTTAAAAAAAGTATTTGCACTACATATAGATAATACTAATTTGTCTGCAGAGTTTATACAAGAACAATATATTCGATTACTAGAAAAATCGAAGAAAGAGAAAATTGCAAAAAAATCGAAATACGTTGTTTTTAGAAATGTATTGAAATATGCTGCAATTTTTATTCTACTTTTTACTTTAGGTAATGTTGTAGTAAATAAGTTGTCAAAAAAATCTTTTGATAAACACCTAGCTACTTCAGATTATAATTCTTCAGAAATTTTAATTAAAACAGCTAATAATAAGTTTTTTGAAATAAAAGATGATACCAATAGTAAATGGTTAATGGAAAATGGAATTTTAGTAAATGTAAAATCCGATAAAATATCTTTTGTATCTACAGATAATATAAGTAAAGCAAGTGCCGTAGATTATACTATTTATGTACCCAAAGGTAAAAATTACCATGTTTCTATGATAGATGGTACAGAAGTAGAATTAAATTCAGATTCAGAATTCACTTTTAACAATTCTACTTTATCTAAAGAAAGAAAAGTAAACTTAAATGGAGAAGCTTTTTTTAGTGTAGCTCATAATAAAGAACGCCCTTTTCTGGTAAAATCTTCAGACTTAGAAATTAAAGTTTTAGGTACAGAGTTTAATGTTTCTAATTACAAAGAAAATAATTTTACAAGTACAACATTGGTAGAAGGTTCTATACAAGTTTCTAATCCGCAAGGAGAAAGTAGAATTATAGAACCAGGTAATCAAGCCAAATTATATCATAATCAAAATAACATAATTGTAGAAAATATAGATGTGCAAAATGTAGTTGCTTGGACATCTGGCGTATTTATTTTTAGAAATGAAAAATTAGAAAAACTAATACCAAGATTAAACAGATGGTTTAATATAGAGTTTGAGTTTGAAGGCGAAGAATTACTAGATTTTAAATTTACTGGAACCTTGAAAAAAGAAAATGACCTAAATCATTTTTTACAAATGCTTAAGTATACAAAAGGTATAAGTTACTCTATTGAAGGTAAAAAAGTAAAGCTAACAAAAGATCTAGAGAAATAA